The Acidipropionibacterium virtanenii DNA segment TCGGCCCCCAGGCCGCCACCCTCATTCAGGTGCCCATCCAGGCCATGAGCTTCGGGCAGCGGGTCGATGACGTGGCCAGGGGCCAGTACTGGATCCATCCCGCGCTGCCCGAGGTCGTGGAGAACGCCCTGCTGGGCCTGGCGCGGGAGATGGACCGCGTCTGAACCCCGGTCCGGGCGGCTCCCGGGATGCCGGTGATCAGTTCTCGGCCCGGCCGGACCGCCAGTAGCCCATGAAGGCGATCCGCGACCGGTCCACGCCGTGTTCGGCCACCAGCAGCCGCCGCAGCGTTCTCACAGCGGCGGCCTCCCCGGCGATCCACGCGTAGAAGTCGGCTCCCGGATCGGCCTGCGGGGCCTCCCACAACAGCTCGTGGTCGACGTCGACGTCGGCCAGGGGGCCGGTCTCGTGCCCCAGGGGCATGAATTCGGGGTTGCCGGAGGCGAAGGAGCCGATCTCCTCGACGAGCCGGGCGCCCACCTGCCCCTGGCGGGCCATCCAGTGGGTGTGGATGCCCTCGCAGGAGTCCAGGGACAGCCGGTCAGCCTCGGAGGGCACCTCCATGAACGCGTGGACGTTCCAGCCGCCGTCGGGCCCGGGGTCCGAGGACAGCGACTCCAGGATCGAGCAGATCGCCGGGACGGCCGTCTCGTCACCGGCCAGCAGCAGGTTCCGTGCCCGGCCGGGGTGGAAGTCGATGCCCAGCCCGTGCAGCGGGGAACGGGAGTCGGGTCCGACGATCACCAGTTCCTCGCCGATCAGGGCCCGGTCCGGGAATGAGCCCCCGGGCCCGGCGCCGTCATGCACGGCGAAGTCGACAGTGAGTTCACGGGCCACCGGATCGATGGCGCGCACGGTGTAGGTGCGGATCGGGTTGCGCCGGTCGTCATCGGCCTCCAGCCAGCGCGGATACCAGTCGCCGGAGGCCAGCTCGACCGGGTCGTCGAGACCCAGGTCGATCCAGCCGCCGTCCCGGTTGGCGAAGAGCAGCTTGATCCGCTGGTCCAGCCCGTCGGTGCCGAAGATGTCGAGATCCTCCCCGGTGAAGACCAGGCGCCGGAAATGGGGGCTGAGGGTCTGCTTGTCCGCCACCTGCACCCGGAAGGGCCGGGCCCCCTTGGCGGCGACCGGGCGCGGATCGGTGGTCATGCGGCCTCCTCGGCGCGGGACGGGTCCTCGGAGCGGACGTCGTGGTCGGCGTCCGCAGTGCCCGCAGTGCGCACGGTGTTCTCGGCGCGTCCCAGGGGCACGACGACGGGGGAGCCGTTGACCGGATCGGTGAGGATCCGCGTCTCCAGGTCGAAGACCTCTCGCAGCACAGGCTCGGTGACCACCTCGCAGGGCGCTCCCTGGGAGCGCACCGATCCGTCGCGCATGGCCACCAGCCAGTCGCAGTAGCGTGCCGCCATGTTGATGTCGTGAAGCACCATCACCACGGTGGTGCCGCGGTCCCGGTTGAGGCGGCCGAGCAGTTCGAGGACGTCGATCTGGAAGGTGAGGTCCAGGTAGGTGGTCGGCTCGTCGAGGAGCAGCAGGTCGGTCTGCTGGGCCAGCGCCATGGCGATCCACACCCGCTGCCGCTGCCCGCCCGACAGCTCGTCGACCGGGCGGTGAGCCAGCTCGGCGGTGCCGGTCTGATCCAGCGCGTCGGCGACGGCCCGGTCGTCGGCGGCGCTCCAGCGTGCGAAGGCGCCGCGGTGGGGGGCGCGTCCCCGGGAGACGAGATCGGCCACCGCGATGCCCTCGGGGCAGGTGGGCGATTGCGGCAGCAGCCCGAGGAGTCGGGCCACCTTGCGGGTGGGCAGGGAGCTGATGGCCTGCCCGTCGAGCAGCACCGATCCCGCGCTGGGCCTCAGCAGTCTCGACAAGGTGCGCAGCAGGGTCGACTTGCCGCAGCCGTTCGGGCCGATGATGGCCCCGATACCGTGATCGGGGACGGTGAGGTCGAGGGCCTCGATGACGCTGCGATCGCCGTATCCGACGGCCACCCCCTGTGCAGAGAATGTGTGATCGGTCATGCCGGCTCCTTCCGGGTCATTCGCACGATGAGGATGATGAGGTAGATCCCGCCGACGATGCCGGTGACGACGCCGACGGGGTAGCTGTGCGCCAGCAGGTGCTGGGCGATGAGGTCGGAGGCGAGCACCATCACCGATCCGACCAGGGCGGCGGGCAGCAGCGGCGAGCGGCCCGCGCCGATGAGATTGGCGGCGATCGGCCCGCACAGCAGGCTGACGAAGGCGATCGGCCCGGTGGTCGCGGTGGCGGTGGCCAGCGCCACGACGGCGACCAGCATGATCGCCACCCGGGTCGCCTGGACGTGGACGCCCAGGCCGGTGGCGGTGTCGTCCCCCAGCCGCAGGGTGTCCAGGTGGCGCGACAGCACGGCGATCGCGGGGACCCCGACGGCCAGGCCGATGAGCAGCGGGACCAGGCCGATCCAGGTGGATCCGTTGAGGCTTCCGGTGAGCCAGCGGCTGGCGGCCTGGATGTCCCACTGGTCGGCGCGCACCATGATCCACATGGTCACGGCGTCGAGCATCGAGCTCACCGCGATGCCGATGAGGATGAGACGGCCTGTGGCCCCGCGGCCCTGCCAGGCCAGCAGGGCGATCGCCAGGGCGGTCAGCAGCCCGCCGGTCACCGCCGTCGCGGCCAGCGCCGCCCCCGACAGGCCCAGCACGATGATGCCGGCCACCGCGGCCGTGTTGGCGCCGGCGGTGATGCCGATGATGTCGGGGGAGGCCAGGGTGTTGCGCAGCAGGATCTGGAAGCTGGCCCCGGCCAGGCCGAACGCGGCTCCGGCGAGAATCGCGGTGGTGGCCCGGGGCAGGCGCAGCCGGCCCACCGTGAACCAGGCGCCCGGCACGTGCTCCCCCTGGATCACGTGAAGCACCTGGGCGGGGGAGTAGATCCGTTCGCCGAAGCACAGGGCGGTGAGGAACAGCGCCGCGACGAGGATCGCCAGGACGGCGACGACGATCAGCTTGCGGCGCCGGCCGGCCAGCCGGCGCCGGCGCACCAGATCGGCCGTTCCCGGGCCGGCGGGTGAGGCGACCCGGGCGGAATCAATGGTCATCGGTCCTCCCATCTCACAGCTCCGCGAATCTGCGGTTGCGCACCAGGGCGATGAACACCGGCGCACCGACGACCGCCATCACGATGCCGACCTGGATGTCTGTGGGGCGGGTGACGATCCGGCCCACGACGTCGGCCAGCAGCAGCAGGAGGGGGCCGACGATCACCGACCAGGCCAGCACCCATCTGTTGTCGGCACCGACGAGTGCGCGCACCGCGTGCGGCACGATGAGTCCCACGAACCCGATCGGTCCCGCCAGGGCCGTGGAGGCGGCCGCCAGGAGCACGGCCGCCGAGGCCACCAGCAGCCGGGTGCGTCCGACGTTGACGCCCAGCCCCCGGGCCAGCTCGTCGCCCAGGGCCAGGGAGTTCAGGGCCCGGCCCGACAGGATCACCAGCACCGCGCCGACCAGGAAGAAGGGCAGCACCCCGGTCATCTGGTCGAAGCGGGCCCCCTCGATGCCGCCGGCCTGCCAGGTGCGGAAGGACTGCAGCAGCTGGGCGCGGGGCAGCAGCACCGCCTGGGTGATGCTGGTGAGGACGGCGGCCAGCACCGCCCCGGCCAGGGCCAGGCGCAGCGGGGTGGGCCGTCCGCGTCCTCCCGATCCGACGGCCCACACGGCCGCCGCGGCCAGTGCTGCTCCGGCGACCGCCAGCCAGATGTACTGGGAGGCGGAGTCCAGTCCGATGTAGGCCATCCCGATCACGATGAACGCCGCGGCGCCGGCGTTGACGCCGAGTATCCCGGGATCGGCCAGCGGGTTGCGGGTGATGCCCTGCATCAGTGCTCCCGAGACGGCCAGGGAGGAGCCCACCAGCAGCCCCAGGACGGTCCGGGGGATGCGGGAGCGGACCGCCTCGGCCGCGATGGTGCTCACCGACGGGTCCGTGAGGGCCTGCCAGATCTGAGCCGGGGCCACGGTGCGCGAGCCGATCCCCACTGACGCCGCGCACGCGGCGAGCAGGGCGAGGACGGCGAGCACCAGCCCCCACCGGCGCACCCGGCCGGGCGTGCCGGTGGAGCCGACCGACGAGCCTGTCAGGTCCGGCCGGCCCGACAGGGCGACCGAGCCTGGCTGCGCCGTCGGGGTCACGGCGTCAGCCGATCTTCGCCGCGGCCTCGGCCAGAGCCTTGGTGTAGGCGCCGACCTGATCCGGGATGGACAGCACCGAGGGGGAGACCGCCGAGGCGAGCTCCGAGTTGTCCTGGATGACGGCCACCGAGCCCCGCTTGACGGCGGTGATCTTCGACAGCAGCGGATCCTTCTGGAGGGTCGGCAGCAGGGTCTTCGGGTCCCCGTAGCAGACGATGATGTCGACGTCGGAGAAGACGTCGGCGTTCTCGGCGGAGATGTCCCTGTAGAAGGAGGTGGTGCCCTTCGACTGCCGGGTCACCGAGTCGGCGATCGGCAGGCCGAGATCGGCCAGGTACTGGGGCCGGGCGTCGCCGGCGGTGTAGATGCCGATGGTCGACAGCTTCTTGGGGTCGAAGTACATCACGGCGGCTGTGCGGCCCTTCAGGCCCTTGTGGGCCGCGACGGCGGCGGCCATCTTCTTCTCGCAGTCGGCGATGACCTTCGTGCCGTCGGCGCTGCGACCCATCGCCTTGGCGGTATCGCGCATCACGTCGCGCCAGGTGGCGCCCCAGGCGATCTTCGAGGTGTAGGGAACCGTCGGGGCGATCTCCGAGAGAGTCGTGTACTGCTGCTTGGTGATGCCCGAGGAGATGCCGAGGATGAGGTCGGGCTCGGTGTCGGCGATGGCCTCCGTGTCCAGCGAGTCGGTCTCGTCGTAGGTCTTGGGCAGGGTGCCGCCGAGTGCGGCGGCCGCCTTGGCGGTCCAGGCGAGCATCCCGTTCTTGTCGACGACGCCGTAGTTGGCCTTGGGCATCCCGACCGGCATGACGCCCAGGGCCAGCACGGCGTCCTCCCCGCTCCACCCCGAGGTCGCGACCCGGCTCGGTGCCGAGTCGATCGTCGTGGTGCCCCAGGCGTGCTTGATGCTGACCGGGAAGGAGTCGGTGGCCTTGGGCGCCGACGATCCTGCGACCGACGAACCGGAGGACGAGGCGCCCGAGGACGATGAGCCGGCACCGCATGCCGACAGGCCGAGGACCGCGGCTGTGCCCGCCGCTGCGGAGAAGATGCCGCGTCGGCTCACTGCACGGGTGAGGAAACGGGGTGTATCGGTCACGGACGTGACTCCTCTCGTCGGGTGCTCTGGGCACGGCGAGGGTTCGACGGCTCACACGGCACCCAAGAGAGGTTAGCCTGTCCTAACTTCAGAAATCAATTTCTGGCTAGGGCTTATTCCAGATGCTGGCTCGAGCCCGCGCGTCGACAGTTCTTCCTGCCGTCGAGGAGGATCCCTGAAGCGGGAGATCACCCGAAGCGGCCGGAGATGT contains these protein-coding regions:
- a CDS encoding FecCD family ABC transporter permease, encoding MTIDSARVASPAGPGTADLVRRRRLAGRRRKLIVVAVLAILVAALFLTALCFGERIYSPAQVLHVIQGEHVPGAWFTVGRLRLPRATTAILAGAAFGLAGASFQILLRNTLASPDIIGITAGANTAAVAGIIVLGLSGAALAATAVTGGLLTALAIALLAWQGRGATGRLILIGIAVSSMLDAVTMWIMVRADQWDIQAASRWLTGSLNGSTWIGLVPLLIGLAVGVPAIAVLSRHLDTLRLGDDTATGLGVHVQATRVAIMLVAVVALATATATTGPIAFVSLLCGPIAANLIGAGRSPLLPAALVGSVMVLASDLIAQHLLAHSYPVGVVTGIVGGIYLIILIVRMTRKEPA
- a CDS encoding ABC transporter substrate-binding protein, yielding MTDTPRFLTRAVSRRGIFSAAAGTAAVLGLSACGAGSSSSGASSSGSSVAGSSAPKATDSFPVSIKHAWGTTTIDSAPSRVATSGWSGEDAVLALGVMPVGMPKANYGVVDKNGMLAWTAKAAAALGGTLPKTYDETDSLDTEAIADTEPDLILGISSGITKQQYTTLSEIAPTVPYTSKIAWGATWRDVMRDTAKAMGRSADGTKVIADCEKKMAAAVAAHKGLKGRTAAVMYFDPKKLSTIGIYTAGDARPQYLADLGLPIADSVTRQSKGTTSFYRDISAENADVFSDVDIIVCYGDPKTLLPTLQKDPLLSKITAVKRGSVAVIQDNSELASAVSPSVLSIPDQVGAYTKALAEAAAKIG
- a CDS encoding FecCD family ABC transporter permease — encoded protein: MTPTAQPGSVALSGRPDLTGSSVGSTGTPGRVRRWGLVLAVLALLAACAASVGIGSRTVAPAQIWQALTDPSVSTIAAEAVRSRIPRTVLGLLVGSSLAVSGALMQGITRNPLADPGILGVNAGAAAFIVIGMAYIGLDSASQYIWLAVAGAALAAAAVWAVGSGGRGRPTPLRLALAGAVLAAVLTSITQAVLLPRAQLLQSFRTWQAGGIEGARFDQMTGVLPFFLVGAVLVILSGRALNSLALGDELARGLGVNVGRTRLLVASAAVLLAAASTALAGPIGFVGLIVPHAVRALVGADNRWVLAWSVIVGPLLLLLADVVGRIVTRPTDIQVGIVMAVVGAPVFIALVRNRRFAEL
- a CDS encoding siderophore-interacting protein: MTTDPRPVAAKGARPFRVQVADKQTLSPHFRRLVFTGEDLDIFGTDGLDQRIKLLFANRDGGWIDLGLDDPVELASGDWYPRWLEADDDRRNPIRTYTVRAIDPVARELTVDFAVHDGAGPGGSFPDRALIGEELVIVGPDSRSPLHGLGIDFHPGRARNLLLAGDETAVPAICSILESLSSDPGPDGGWNVHAFMEVPSEADRLSLDSCEGIHTHWMARQGQVGARLVEEIGSFASGNPEFMPLGHETGPLADVDVDHELLWEAPQADPGADFYAWIAGEAAAVRTLRRLLVAEHGVDRSRIAFMGYWRSGRAEN
- a CDS encoding ABC transporter ATP-binding protein is translated as MTDHTFSAQGVAVGYGDRSVIEALDLTVPDHGIGAIIGPNGCGKSTLLRTLSRLLRPSAGSVLLDGQAISSLPTRKVARLLGLLPQSPTCPEGIAVADLVSRGRAPHRGAFARWSAADDRAVADALDQTGTAELAHRPVDELSGGQRQRVWIAMALAQQTDLLLLDEPTTYLDLTFQIDVLELLGRLNRDRGTTVVMVLHDINMAARYCDWLVAMRDGSVRSQGAPCEVVTEPVLREVFDLETRILTDPVNGSPVVVPLGRAENTVRTAGTADADHDVRSEDPSRAEEAA